A genomic stretch from Bosea sp. F3-2 includes:
- a CDS encoding SDR family oxidoreductase, whose protein sequence is MDLQLTGKRALVTGGNKGIGRAIARQLALEGVDVVIAARNQAELAEAASALAAETGRKVIGHVVDTQYDESVKAVVAHTVAALGGLDILVNAAAKPGGQAPPPKLAEITDALFWDDVNVKVMGYLRMAREAAPHMTANGWGRIINISGLATRLTGSTVGSMRNVAVAALTKNLADELGPQGINVTVVHPGTTRTERTASIVAARAAARGKSEAQVEADMASNNTIGRLVDATEIADIVAFLASPRSVAINGDAIACGGGIRGAIHY, encoded by the coding sequence ATGGACCTGCAGCTCACGGGCAAGCGCGCGCTGGTGACCGGCGGCAACAAGGGCATCGGCCGCGCCATCGCGCGGCAGCTCGCGCTCGAAGGCGTCGATGTCGTCATCGCCGCGCGCAATCAGGCCGAACTGGCGGAGGCTGCTTCGGCGCTCGCCGCCGAGACAGGGCGCAAGGTGATCGGCCATGTCGTCGACACCCAGTACGACGAGTCGGTCAAGGCCGTGGTGGCCCACACGGTTGCGGCGCTGGGCGGGCTCGACATTCTCGTCAACGCGGCGGCCAAGCCGGGCGGGCAGGCGCCGCCGCCGAAGCTCGCGGAGATCACCGACGCGCTGTTCTGGGACGATGTGAACGTGAAGGTGATGGGCTATCTGCGCATGGCGCGGGAAGCCGCGCCGCACATGACGGCCAATGGCTGGGGCCGCATCATCAACATCAGCGGGCTGGCTACCCGCCTGACCGGCTCGACCGTCGGCTCGATGCGCAATGTCGCGGTGGCGGCGCTGACCAAGAACCTCGCCGACGAGCTCGGCCCGCAGGGCATCAACGTCACCGTCGTCCATCCCGGCACGACGCGGACGGAGCGCACCGCTTCCATCGTCGCGGCGCGGGCCGCTGCCCGCGGCAAGAGCGAGGCGCAGGTCGAGGCCGACATGGCCTCAAACAACACCATCGGGCGGTTGGTCGATGCGACTGAAATCGCCGACATCGTCGCCTTTCTGGCCTCGCCGCGCAGCGTCGCGATCAATGGCGATGCCATCGCCTGCGGTGGCGGCATCCGCGGCGCCATCCACTACTGA
- a CDS encoding DUF4337 domain-containing protein, translated as MSGSIETPEGGNKRIALLIALLALALAFSEIGGKNAEQEAVAKNIEASNLWAFFQAKTIRGTTLRTAAEAMEVELAGVTDEAARQRMGKRVESWKQTVARYDSEPETNEGRKELAARAKAAEAQRDIAAARDDKFDIASGLIQIAIVISSAAIITGVGLLAFTGGLLGIAGLALMALAQFAPTALF; from the coding sequence GTGTCCGGTTCCATCGAAACGCCCGAGGGCGGCAACAAGCGCATCGCCCTGCTGATCGCGCTGCTTGCGCTCGCGCTCGCCTTCTCCGAGATCGGCGGCAAGAACGCCGAGCAGGAGGCCGTCGCCAAGAATATCGAGGCTTCCAATCTCTGGGCCTTCTTCCAGGCCAAGACGATCCGCGGCACCACGCTGCGCACCGCCGCCGAGGCGATGGAGGTCGAGCTTGCCGGCGTCACCGACGAGGCCGCCCGGCAGCGCATGGGCAAGCGCGTCGAAAGCTGGAAGCAGACCGTCGCGCGCTATGATTCCGAGCCGGAGACCAATGAGGGCCGTAAGGAGCTCGCCGCCCGGGCCAAGGCGGCCGAGGCGCAGCGCGATATCGCCGCCGCCCGCGACGACAAGTTCGACATCGCCTCGGGCCTGATTCAGATCGCGATCGTGATCTCGTCGGCCGCCATCATCACCGGCGTCGGCCTGCTCGCCTTTACCGGCGGCCTGCTCGGCATCGCCGGCCTCGCGCTGATGGCGCTGGCGCAGTTCGCCCCGACCGCTCTTTTCTAG
- a CDS encoding tyrosine recombinase XerC, which produces MTDFDSFRRDWLSHLSAERRLSPKTLEAYGRDLGQFTAFLTEHLGGAPALADIAGLKPADLRAFLGQRRRDGVGNRTLMRQLAALRSFARFGERSGKLSAAPFAATRGPRLGKSLPRPLEPSAAKAVTQADTRAGEEREQWVLARDAAVLGLLYGSGLRISEALSLSRAQAPQQAGDTLTVIGKGAKTRMVPVLPVVVTAIAEYLKLCPWRLPPEGPLFVGAKGGPLSPRIIQLAVEGLRGALGLPSSATPHSLRHSFATHLLGRGGDLRAIQELLGHASLSTTQIYTRIDSARLMAAYDAAHPRASR; this is translated from the coding sequence ATGACCGATTTCGACAGCTTCCGGCGCGACTGGCTCTCCCACCTCTCGGCCGAGCGGCGCCTCTCGCCGAAGACGCTGGAGGCCTATGGCCGCGATCTCGGCCAATTCACCGCCTTCCTGACCGAGCATCTCGGCGGGGCTCCGGCGCTCGCCGACATCGCCGGGCTCAAGCCCGCCGATCTGCGCGCCTTCCTCGGCCAGCGCCGCCGCGACGGCGTCGGCAACCGCACGCTGATGCGCCAGCTCGCGGCACTGCGCTCCTTCGCCCGCTTCGGCGAGCGCAGCGGCAAGCTCAGCGCCGCCCCCTTCGCCGCGACACGCGGGCCGCGGCTCGGCAAATCTCTGCCACGCCCGCTCGAGCCCTCTGCCGCCAAAGCCGTCACACAGGCCGACACCCGCGCCGGCGAAGAGCGCGAGCAATGGGTTCTCGCCCGCGACGCCGCCGTGCTCGGCCTGCTCTATGGCAGCGGCCTGCGCATCTCGGAGGCCCTCTCGCTTTCCCGCGCGCAGGCGCCGCAGCAGGCCGGCGACACACTCACCGTGATCGGCAAGGGAGCCAAGACACGGATGGTGCCGGTGCTGCCCGTCGTGGTCACGGCGATCGCGGAATATCTCAAGCTCTGCCCCTGGCGGCTGCCGCCGGAAGGCCCGCTCTTCGTCGGCGCCAAGGGCGGGCCGCTCTCGCCGCGGATCATCCAGCTCGCAGTCGAGGGCCTGCGCGGCGCGCTGGGCCTGCCCTCCTCCGCCACGCCTCACAGCCTGCGCCATTCCTTCGCGACGCATCTGCTCGGCCGCGGCGGCGATCTGCGCGCCATCCAGGAGTTGCTCGGCCACGCCTCGCTCTCGACGACGCAGATCTACACCCGCATCGATTCGGCGCGGCTGATGGCGGCCTATGACGCCGCCCATCCGCGCGCCAGCCGCTAG
- a CDS encoding amidase: MTDLADLSAAELLAAYGKRTLSPVEVTEAVIARIAAWEPKLDALYAYDPEGALAQAKASEARWLNGQALPLDGVPGTIKENIRTKGVPVPLGTAASDLSPAADDAPPAARLREAGLVMLGKTTMPDYGMLSSGLSSFHRLARNPWDVSKNPGGSSAGAGSAGAAGYGPLHVGTDIGGSIRLPAGWCGLVGLKPSFGRVPIDPTYYGRVAGPMTRTVEDAALMMRELSKPDARDGMSLPPQAIDWLALDIDPKGLRIGLQLDAGIGLPVEPETKAAIEAAAKAFVAAGAIVEQVAPYLTREMLDGLDDFWRQRAWVDIGALPQEKRAKVLPYIFAWAESGKGLPGERVYRGMSQMMAMRDAALRAIQPYDFILSPVSPVPSFPAEWASPVNDPAQPFEHICFTVSANMSDQPAISVHAGLTKAGLPIGLQITGRRFDDLGVLRMARAWEAMRGSIVWPALPA; the protein is encoded by the coding sequence ATGACCGATCTTGCCGATCTGAGCGCAGCCGAGCTTCTCGCCGCCTACGGGAAGCGTACGCTCTCGCCCGTCGAGGTGACGGAGGCGGTGATCGCGCGGATCGCGGCTTGGGAGCCGAAGCTCGATGCGCTCTATGCCTATGATCCGGAGGGCGCGCTGGCGCAGGCGAAGGCCTCCGAAGCGCGCTGGCTGAACGGGCAGGCCCTGCCGCTCGACGGCGTGCCCGGCACGATCAAGGAAAACATCAGGACGAAGGGCGTTCCGGTGCCCCTCGGCACGGCCGCGAGCGATCTCTCTCCCGCTGCCGATGACGCACCTCCTGCGGCACGGCTGCGCGAAGCCGGCCTCGTCATGCTCGGCAAGACGACGATGCCGGATTACGGCATGCTCTCCTCTGGGCTGTCGAGCTTCCACCGGCTGGCGCGCAATCCATGGGACGTCAGCAAGAACCCCGGCGGTTCCTCGGCCGGGGCCGGCTCGGCGGGGGCCGCGGGCTATGGTCCGCTGCATGTCGGCACCGATATCGGCGGCTCGATCCGGCTGCCGGCCGGCTGGTGCGGGCTCGTCGGGCTGAAGCCGAGCTTCGGGCGCGTGCCGATCGACCCGACCTATTACGGCCGCGTCGCCGGGCCGATGACGCGCACGGTCGAGGACGCCGCCCTGATGATGCGGGAATTGTCGAAGCCCGATGCGCGCGACGGGATGAGCCTGCCGCCGCAGGCGATCGACTGGCTGGCGCTCGACATCGATCCGAAGGGGCTGCGCATCGGCCTGCAGCTCGATGCCGGCATCGGCCTGCCCGTGGAGCCGGAGACGAAGGCCGCGATCGAGGCGGCTGCAAAGGCCTTCGTCGCGGCGGGTGCCATCGTCGAGCAGGTCGCGCCCTATCTGACCCGCGAGATGCTCGACGGGCTCGATGATTTCTGGCGCCAGCGCGCCTGGGTCGATATCGGCGCGCTGCCGCAGGAGAAGCGGGCGAAGGTGCTGCCCTATATCTTCGCCTGGGCGGAGAGCGGCAAGGGGCTGCCGGGCGAACGGGTCTATCGCGGCATGAGCCAGATGATGGCGATGCGCGACGCGGCGCTCAGGGCCATCCAACCCTATGACTTCATCCTCTCGCCGGTTTCGCCCGTGCCGAGCTTCCCGGCCGAATGGGCCTCGCCCGTCAATGACCCGGCGCAGCCCTTCGAGCATATCTGCTTCACGGTGTCGGCGAATATGTCGGACCAGCCGGCGATCTCCGTGCATGCCGGGCTGACGAAAGCCGGTCTGCCGATCGGCCTGCAGATTACCGGCAGGCGCTTCGACGATCTCGGCGTGCTCAGGATGGCGCGTGCCTGGGAGGCGATGCGCGGGTCGATCGTGTGGCCGGCTCTTCCCGCATGA
- a CDS encoding ABC transporter permease, with translation MSAVGDKAPAGRRHWWLAPSFVIGAMLAVLVIAAALISYIWTPYPPTQMAILNRLKGPSATNWFGTDQFGRDVFSMIMVGARNSLAVGLGAVGIGMVLGTALGLAASVRRDGILDHVIMRTADFTHAFPAVLTAIMMTAIAGPGMLNAVIAIGVLNLPYFARLSRGAALQVWAQDFIQAARAAGLDNRQITLRHVLPNIAGILVVQATIQFALAVLAEAGLSYLGLGTQPPNPSWGRMLNEAQTFMAMQPWLAIFPGAAIALTVLGFNLLGDGLRDAVDPRLRRSR, from the coding sequence ATGAGTGCGGTCGGGGACAAGGCGCCGGCAGGCCGCCGGCATTGGTGGCTCGCGCCCTCCTTCGTGATCGGGGCGATGCTCGCCGTGCTCGTCATCGCGGCCGCGCTGATCTCATACATCTGGACGCCCTATCCGCCGACGCAGATGGCGATCCTGAACCGGCTCAAGGGGCCGTCGGCCACCAACTGGTTCGGCACCGACCAGTTCGGCCGCGACGTCTTCTCGATGATCATGGTCGGGGCGCGCAATTCGCTCGCGGTGGGGCTGGGCGCCGTCGGCATCGGCATGGTGCTGGGGACGGCGCTGGGGCTCGCCGCCTCGGTCCGGCGCGACGGCATCCTCGACCATGTCATCATGCGCACGGCCGATTTCACCCACGCCTTCCCGGCCGTGCTGACCGCGATCATGATGACCGCCATCGCCGGGCCGGGCATGCTCAACGCCGTCATTGCCATCGGCGTGCTGAATCTGCCCTATTTCGCGCGGCTTTCGCGCGGGGCGGCGCTGCAGGTCTGGGCGCAGGACTTTATCCAGGCGGCGCGGGCGGCCGGGCTCGACAACCGGCAGATCACGCTGCGCCATGTCCTGCCCAATATCGCCGGCATCCTGGTCGTGCAGGCGACGATCCAGTTCGCGCTTGCGGTGCTGGCCGAGGCAGGGCTCTCATATCTCGGGTTGGGAACGCAGCCGCCGAACCCATCCTGGGGGCGGATGCTCAACGAGGCGCAGACCTTCATGGCGATGCAGCCCTGGCTTGCGATCTTTCCGGGTGCCGCGATCGCGCTGACCGTGCTGGGGTTCAACCTGCTGGGCGATGGCCTGCGCGACGCCGTCGATCCGCGCCTGCGCCGCAGCCGGTAG
- a CDS encoding ABC transporter permease, translated as MIGYILRRLVALALTLLAAALVIFIVLEILPGDPAAVTLGLNASPEALAALHAEMGLDKPAVLRFLIWLGGLATGDLGLSYTYRVPVAQLIAERMAVTLPLALMAIGLAMVIGIPLGMLAASRHGRLADAGVMAFAQAGLAIPNFWFGLLLVLVFAVGLGWLPAGGFPGWQAGFGTALKALLMPALALALPQAAIIARLTRSAVLDTLQEDFVRTARAKGLSEGVTMRRHALRNALIPVVTILGLQFSVLIAGAIIIENVFALPGLGRLVFQAIAQHDLIVVKDLVMLFAGLAILINFAVELLYGLIDPRLRQS; from the coding sequence GTGATCGGCTACATCCTGCGCCGGCTCGTCGCGCTGGCCCTGACCCTGCTCGCGGCGGCGCTGGTTATCTTCATCGTGCTCGAGATCCTGCCGGGCGATCCGGCGGCGGTGACGCTCGGCCTCAATGCCTCGCCGGAGGCTCTTGCCGCGCTGCACGCCGAGATGGGCCTGGACAAGCCGGCGGTGCTGCGCTTCCTCATCTGGCTCGGTGGGCTCGCTACCGGCGATCTCGGCCTGAGCTACACCTATCGCGTGCCGGTGGCGCAGCTCATCGCCGAGCGCATGGCGGTGACGCTGCCGCTCGCGCTGATGGCGATCGGGCTGGCGATGGTGATCGGCATCCCGCTCGGCATGCTCGCCGCCTCCCGCCATGGCCGGCTGGCCGATGCCGGAGTGATGGCCTTCGCTCAGGCCGGGCTCGCCATCCCCAACTTCTGGTTCGGCCTGCTGCTCGTGCTCGTCTTTGCGGTCGGGCTCGGCTGGCTGCCGGCCGGTGGCTTTCCGGGTTGGCAGGCCGGCTTCGGTACGGCGCTGAAGGCGCTTCTGATGCCGGCGCTGGCATTGGCGTTGCCGCAGGCGGCGATCATTGCGCGCCTGACGCGCTCCGCCGTGCTCGACACGCTGCAGGAGGATTTCGTCCGCACCGCCCGCGCCAAAGGCCTCAGTGAAGGCGTGACGATGCGCCGGCACGCGCTGCGCAATGCGCTGATCCCCGTCGTCACCATCCTGGGGCTGCAGTTCTCGGTGCTGATCGCCGGCGCGATCATCATCGAGAACGTCTTCGCCCTGCCGGGGCTGGGACGGCTCGTCTTCCAGGCGATCGCGCAGCACGATCTCATCGTGGTCAAGGACCTCGTCATGCTGTTTGCCGGGCTGGCGATCCTGATCAATTTCGCGGTCGAGCTGCTCTACGGGCTGATCGATCCGCGCTTGAGGCAGTCATGA
- a CDS encoding primosomal protein N': MDETADMIEGGTVDVLIPLGLDQAYSYAVPAGLSLKPGDVVQVPLGPRETVGVVWDVGSGRGGNLKKVTGKYDMPPLDPALRKLVDWVAWYTLAPKGSVLALTLRRQPDDTPERPKLGVRLVGPPPGRMTPARARAIAAAEGGLLIAKSALAEAASVSAAVIDSLVDAGTFVVEPLPREAIAARPDPEHAVPELSEGQGAVAQALIAAVQARTFGVSLLEGVTGSGKTEVYFEAVAEAIRQGRQSLILMPEIALTAQFIDRFEARFGVKPGLWHSAVSGRRRERLQAAIAGGEAKVVAGARSALFLPYSDLGLIVVDEEHESAYKQEDGVSYHARDMAVVRGRIENAPVVLASATPSLETRVNAERGRYAHLKLPERFGGRELPQLGLVDLRRDKPERGRWLSGALIKAVEANLEAGEQSLLFLNRRGYAPLTLCRDCGHRFQCPNCTAWLVDHRFRRALVCHHCGHVERRPHECPACHQPESLIACGPGVERLAEEVATLFPQARSIVLSSDFPGGTERLKQELMAVAEGEFDIVIGTQLVAKGHNFPGMTLVGVIDADLGLTSGDPRAAERTFQALRQVTGRAGRGEKPGRALLQTHDPEHPVLKALISGDPERFYAAEEASREAAGLPPFGRLAALIVSANTQGEAESHARALARCAEAGDGIMVLGPAEAPLAVLRGRHRMRLIVKTAREINLQDYLRGWLKRAPKPKGSVRVAVDVDPQSFL; encoded by the coding sequence ATGGACGAGACGGCGGACATGATCGAAGGCGGCACGGTCGACGTGCTGATCCCGCTCGGGCTCGACCAGGCCTATAGCTATGCCGTGCCGGCCGGGCTCTCGCTCAAGCCCGGCGATGTCGTGCAGGTGCCGCTCGGGCCGCGCGAGACGGTCGGCGTGGTCTGGGACGTCGGCAGCGGGCGCGGCGGCAATCTCAAGAAGGTCACCGGCAAATACGACATGCCGCCGCTCGATCCGGCGCTGCGCAAGCTCGTCGACTGGGTGGCCTGGTATACGCTCGCGCCGAAGGGCTCCGTGCTGGCGCTCACACTGCGCCGGCAGCCGGACGACACGCCCGAGCGACCGAAGCTCGGCGTCAGGCTCGTCGGGCCACCGCCGGGGCGGATGACCCCCGCGCGAGCGCGCGCCATCGCGGCGGCCGAAGGCGGACTGCTCATCGCGAAATCGGCGTTGGCCGAGGCGGCCTCGGTCAGCGCGGCGGTGATCGATTCCCTTGTCGATGCCGGCACCTTCGTGGTCGAGCCGCTGCCGCGGGAGGCCATCGCGGCGCGGCCCGACCCCGAGCATGCCGTGCCGGAGCTGTCCGAAGGGCAGGGAGCGGTGGCGCAGGCGCTGATTGCGGCGGTGCAGGCCAGGACCTTCGGCGTCTCACTGCTCGAAGGCGTCACCGGCTCCGGCAAGACGGAGGTCTATTTCGAGGCGGTGGCCGAGGCGATCCGGCAGGGCCGCCAGAGCCTGATCCTGATGCCGGAGATCGCGCTCACCGCGCAGTTCATCGACCGCTTCGAGGCCCGTTTCGGCGTCAAGCCGGGGCTTTGGCACTCGGCCGTGAGCGGGCGGCGGCGCGAGCGGCTGCAGGCGGCGATTGCGGGGGGCGAGGCCAAGGTGGTGGCCGGCGCCCGCTCGGCCCTGTTCCTGCCCTATAGCGATCTCGGCCTCATCGTCGTCGATGAGGAGCACGAGAGCGCCTACAAGCAGGAGGACGGCGTCTCCTACCACGCCCGCGACATGGCGGTGGTGCGGGGTAGGATCGAGAACGCACCTGTCGTGCTGGCTTCCGCGACGCCCTCGCTCGAAACGCGCGTCAATGCCGAGCGCGGCCGCTACGCCCATCTCAAGCTGCCCGAGCGCTTCGGCGGGCGCGAATTGCCGCAGCTCGGCCTCGTCGATCTGCGACGCGACAAGCCGGAGCGGGGGCGCTGGCTCTCGGGCGCGCTGATCAAGGCGGTCGAAGCCAATCTGGAGGCTGGTGAGCAGTCGCTGCTCTTCCTCAACCGGCGCGGCTATGCGCCGTTGACGCTCTGCCGCGATTGCGGCCACCGCTTCCAATGCCCGAACTGCACGGCCTGGCTGGTCGACCACCGTTTCCGGCGCGCGCTGGTCTGCCATCATTGCGGCCATGTCGAGCGCCGGCCGCATGAATGCCCCGCCTGCCACCAGCCGGAGAGCCTGATCGCCTGCGGGCCGGGCGTCGAGCGGCTGGCCGAGGAGGTCGCGACGCTTTTTCCACAGGCGCGTTCCATCGTCCTCTCCAGCGATTTTCCGGGCGGAACCGAGCGGCTGAAGCAGGAGCTGATGGCGGTGGCGGAGGGCGAGTTCGACATCGTCATCGGCACGCAACTGGTCGCCAAGGGCCATAATTTCCCCGGCATGACGCTGGTCGGGGTGATCGACGCCGATCTCGGCCTGACTTCAGGCGATCCCCGGGCAGCCGAGCGCACCTTCCAGGCGCTGCGGCAGGTCACGGGGCGCGCAGGGCGAGGCGAAAAACCGGGTCGTGCCCTGCTTCAGACGCATGACCCGGAGCATCCCGTGCTCAAGGCCCTGATCTCGGGCGACCCGGAGCGGTTTTATGCCGCAGAGGAGGCTTCGCGGGAGGCGGCGGGGCTGCCTCCCTTCGGCCGTCTGGCGGCGCTGATCGTCTCCGCGAACACGCAAGGCGAGGCCGAAAGCCATGCCCGCGCTCTGGCGCGCTGCGCGGAGGCCGGCGACGGAATCATGGTGCTGGGGCCGGCGGAAGCGCCACTCGCGGTGCTGCGCGGGCGCCATCGCATGCGTCTGATCGTCAAGACGGCACGCGAGATCAACCTGCAGGATTACCTGCGTGGCTGGCTGAAACGGGCACCCAAGCCAAAGGGCTCGGTCAGGGTCGCGGTCGACGTCGATCCGCAGAGCTTTCTCTAG